In Mycobacterium tuberculosis H37Rv, a single window of DNA contains:
- a CDS encoding insertion sequence element IS1547 transposase, whose translation MVVVGTDAHKYSHTFVATDEVGRQLGEKTVKATTAGHATAIMWAREQFGLELIWGIEDCRNMSARLERDLLAAGQQVVRVPTKLMAQTRKSARSRGKSDPIDALAVARAVMRETDLPLATHDETSRELKLLTDRRDVLVAQRTSAINRLRWLVHELDPERAPAARSLDAAKHQQALRTWLDTQPGLVAELARAELTDIIRLTGEINTLAQRISARVHQVAPALLEIPGCAELTAAKIVGEAAGVTRFKSEAAFACHAAVAPIPVWSGNTAGQMRLSRSGNRQLNAALHRIALTQIRMTDSRGQAYYQRLQDAGKTKRAALRCLKRRLARTVFQALRTVHQPSSEHTQPAAACHRSYCSRSCLSG comes from the coding sequence ATGGTTGTTGTTGGAACCGATGCGCACAAGTACAGCCACACCTTTGTGGCCACCGACGAAGTGGGTCGCCAACTCGGTGAGAAGACCGTCAAGGCCACCACGGCCGGGCACGCCACAGCCATCATGTGGGCCCGTGAACAGTTCGGCCTCGAGCTGATCTGGGGCATCGAGGACTGCCGCAACATGTCGGCGCGTCTGGAGCGTGACCTACTGGCGGCCGGCCAGCAGGTGGTGCGGGTACCCACCAAGCTGATGGCCCAGACCCGCAAGTCGGCGCGCAGTCGGGGCAAGTCGGATCCGATCGATGCGCTGGCGGTGGCGCGGGCGGTGATGCGTGAAACCGACCTACCCCTGGCCACCCACGACGAGACGTCGCGGGAGTTGAAGTTGTTGACTGACCGTCGAGATGTCCTTGTGGCCCAACGCACGTCGGCGATCAACCGGTTGCGCTGGCTCGTCCATGAACTCGATCCCGAGCGGGCACCGGCAGCACGCTCGCTCGATGCCGCCAAGCACCAGCAGGCCCTGCGGACCTGGCTGGACACCCAGCCAGGATTGGTCGCCGAACTCGCGCGCGCCGAGCTGACCGACATCATCCGGCTCACCGGCGAGATCAACACCCTAGCCCAGCGCATCAGCGCCCGAGTCCACCAGGTCGCCCCCGCACTGCTGGAAATCCCTGGCTGCGCGGAGCTGACTGCAGCCAAAATCGTCGGCGAAGCCGCCGGAGTGACCCGGTTCAAAAGCGAAGCCGCCTTCGCCTGCCATGCCGCAGTGGCTCCCATCCCGGTGTGGTCGGGCAACACCGCCGGCCAGATGCGGCTCAGCCGCTCGGGCAACCGCCAGCTCAACGCCGCCCTACACCGCATCGCACTGACCCAAATCCGGATGACCGACAGCCGGGGCCAGGCCTACTACCAAAGGCTGCAAGACGCCGGGAAAACCAAACGCGCAGCACTACGCTGCCTCAAACGCCGCCTAGCCCGCACCGTCTTCCAGGCCCTGCGCACCGTCCACCAGCCCAGCTCCGAACACACCCAACCCGCGGCCGCTTGCCATAGGAGCTATTGCTCGCGCTCGTGCCTTAGTGGCTGA
- the cfp29 gene encoding hypothetical protein (Cfp29, 29 kDa antigen), producing the protein MNNLYRDLAPVTEAAWAEIELEAARTFKRHIAGRRVVDVSDPGGPVTAAVSTGRLIDVKAPTNGVIAHLRASKPLVRLRVPFTLSRNEIDDVERGSKDSDWEPVKEAAKKLAFVEDRTIFEGYSAASIEGIRSASSNPALTLPEDPREIPDVISQALSELRLAGVDGPYSVLLSADVYTKVSETSDHGYPIREHLNRLVDGDIIWAPAIDGAFVLTTRGGDFDLQLGTDVAIGYASHDTDTVRLYLQETLTFLCYTAEASVALSH; encoded by the coding sequence ATGAACAATCTCTACCGCGATTTGGCACCGGTCACCGAAGCCGCTTGGGCGGAAATCGAATTGGAGGCGGCGCGGACGTTCAAGCGACACATCGCCGGGCGCCGGGTGGTCGATGTCAGTGATCCCGGGGGGCCCGTCACCGCGGCGGTCAGCACCGGCCGGCTGATCGATGTTAAGGCACCAACCAACGGCGTGATCGCCCACCTGCGGGCCAGCAAACCCCTTGTCCGGCTACGGGTTCCGTTTACCCTGTCGCGCAACGAGATCGACGACGTGGAACGTGGCTCTAAGGACTCCGATTGGGAACCGGTAAAGGAGGCGGCCAAGAAGCTGGCCTTCGTCGAGGACCGCACAATATTCGAAGGCTACAGCGCCGCATCAATCGAAGGGATCCGCAGCGCGAGTTCGAACCCGGCGCTGACGTTGCCCGAGGATCCCCGTGAAATCCCTGATGTCATCTCCCAGGCATTGTCCGAACTGCGGTTGGCCGGTGTGGACGGACCGTATTCGGTGTTGCTCTCTGCTGACGTCTACACCAAGGTTAGCGAGACTTCCGATCACGGCTATCCCATCCGTGAGCATCTGAACCGGCTGGTGGACGGGGACATCATTTGGGCCCCGGCCATCGACGGCGCGTTCGTGCTGACCACTCGAGGCGGCGACTTCGACCTACAGCTGGGCACCGACGTTGCAATCGGGTACGCCAGCCACGACACGGACACCGTGCGCCTCTACCTGCAGGAGACGCTGACGTTCCTTTGCTACACCGCCGAGGCGTCGGTCGCGCTCAGCCACTAA